A genomic window from Streptomyces sp. MST-110588 includes:
- a CDS encoding response regulator, with protein MRTPGEDLEEDPGHGSASGAGPFDADGPIRVLVIEDDPVAAAAHALYVGRVPGFALSGTARSGAAARRHLDRHPVDLLLLDLFLPDVHGFQLVRSLRAGGHGADVIAVTSSRDLSSVREGVSLGVVQYVLKPFTFATLRDRLVRYADFRATTGEADGQDEVDRAIAVLRAPRPASLPKGLTAATLRAVTDVLRASPDGLSAAGAAAGVGVSRITARRYLEHLVETGRAVRAPRYGQVGRPELCYRWSAH; from the coding sequence ATGCGCACGCCGGGGGAGGACCTTGAGGAGGACCCGGGGCACGGGTCCGCGAGCGGGGCCGGGCCCTTCGACGCGGACGGCCCGATCCGGGTGCTGGTGATCGAGGACGACCCGGTGGCCGCCGCGGCGCACGCCCTGTACGTCGGGCGGGTGCCCGGCTTCGCTCTTTCCGGTACGGCCCGCTCCGGGGCCGCCGCCCGCCGCCACCTCGACCGGCACCCCGTCGACCTGCTGCTGCTCGACCTGTTCCTGCCCGACGTGCACGGCTTCCAGCTCGTACGGTCCCTGCGGGCGGGTGGGCACGGCGCGGACGTCATCGCCGTCACCTCTTCGCGTGACCTGTCCTCCGTACGGGAGGGTGTTTCGCTGGGGGTGGTCCAGTACGTACTCAAGCCCTTCACCTTCGCCACCCTGCGCGACCGCCTCGTCCGCTACGCCGACTTCCGCGCCACCACAGGCGAGGCGGACGGCCAGGACGAGGTGGACCGGGCGATCGCCGTACTGCGCGCGCCGCGGCCGGCCTCGCTCCCCAAGGGGCTGACCGCCGCGACGCTGCGGGCGGTGACCGACGTGCTGCGGGCCTCCCCCGACGGGCTCTCGGCCGCCGGTGCAGCGGCCGGCGTCGGGGTCTCCCGGATCACCGCCCGCCGCTATCTGGAGCACCTCGTCGAGACCGGACGGGCCGTCCGCGCCCCCCGGTACGGGCAGGTCGGACGCCCCGAGTTGTGCTACCGCTGGTCGGCGCACTGA
- a CDS encoding extracellular solute-binding protein, with the protein MRPTAPLTLLTALVLAAGTLTACGSGSGGDGNTVKVAFPKDTNSKVTLRDDYVKLVAGQFEKENPGKKVRLIPIQASENDYYTKIQQMMRSPKTAPDLVYEDTFLINSDIEARLLRPLDSYLGKWSDWNRFEASAKAAARGLDGKTYGVPDGTDTRGLWFNRNIFKKAGLPLDWRPLTWDEVLSAARTIKKKVPGVIPLNVFTGKGAGEAAVMQGFEMLLYGTGSTDPLYDPATKKWVTGSQGFKDSLAFIDTVYSEKLGPDVSDALSPNIQTNVATELLPEEKLAIDLDGSWLGQQWQKTGGKPWPQWSTTLGRTAFPTQKGRAPGKVSLAGGWTWSVPQQAQQPDLAWKLIEKLQTKANAVEWCVRGAQIAVRKDVANDPAYLKSMPGIEFFTGLVGISRYRPALPVYPKVSAAIGEAMEAVTAGDASPQKAAKDYDEQLKTLVDGRTVAKP; encoded by the coding sequence GTGCGCCCCACCGCCCCGCTGACGCTTCTCACCGCCCTCGTCCTGGCCGCCGGTACGCTCACCGCCTGCGGCTCCGGCTCCGGCGGCGACGGGAACACCGTCAAGGTCGCCTTCCCCAAGGACACCAACAGCAAGGTCACGCTCCGCGACGACTACGTCAAGCTGGTCGCCGGGCAGTTCGAGAAGGAGAACCCGGGCAAGAAGGTCCGGCTCATCCCGATCCAGGCGTCGGAGAACGACTACTACACCAAGATCCAGCAGATGATGCGCTCCCCGAAGACCGCCCCCGACCTGGTCTACGAGGACACCTTCCTGATCAACTCCGACATCGAGGCGAGACTGCTGCGCCCGCTGGACTCCTACCTGGGCAAGTGGTCCGACTGGAACCGTTTCGAGGCGAGTGCGAAGGCCGCGGCCAGGGGCTTGGACGGCAAGACGTACGGCGTCCCGGACGGCACCGACACCCGTGGCCTGTGGTTCAACAGGAACATCTTCAAGAAGGCCGGGCTGCCCCTGGACTGGCGGCCCCTGACCTGGGACGAGGTGCTCTCCGCGGCCCGTACGATCAAGAAGAAGGTCCCCGGCGTCATCCCGCTGAACGTCTTCACCGGCAAGGGCGCGGGCGAGGCCGCCGTGATGCAGGGCTTCGAGATGCTGCTGTACGGCACCGGGTCGACGGACCCGCTCTACGACCCCGCCACCAAGAAGTGGGTCACCGGCAGCCAGGGTTTCAAGGACAGCCTGGCCTTCATCGACACGGTCTACTCCGAGAAGCTCGGCCCGGACGTCTCCGACGCGCTCAGTCCGAACATCCAGACCAATGTGGCCACCGAGCTGCTGCCCGAGGAGAAGCTGGCGATCGACCTCGACGGTTCGTGGCTGGGCCAGCAGTGGCAGAAGACCGGCGGCAAACCCTGGCCGCAGTGGTCCACCACGCTCGGCCGTACCGCCTTCCCCACGCAGAAGGGCCGGGCGCCGGGGAAGGTGAGCCTGGCGGGCGGCTGGACCTGGTCCGTACCGCAGCAGGCCCAGCAGCCCGATCTGGCCTGGAAGCTGATCGAGAAGCTCCAGACCAAGGCCAACGCCGTGGAGTGGTGCGTCCGGGGCGCGCAGATCGCGGTCCGTAAGGACGTGGCCAACGACCCCGCCTATCTGAAGTCCATGCCGGGCATCGAGTTCTTCACCGGCCTGGTCGGCATCAGCCGGTACCGCCCGGCGCTGCCGGTCTATCCGAAGGTGTCCGCGGCCATCGGCGAGGCGATGGAAGCCGTCACGGCCGGCGACGCCTCGCCGCAGAAGGCCGCCAAGGACTACGACGAGCAGCTCAAGACGCTGGTGGACGGCCGGACCGTCGCCAAGCCATGA
- a CDS encoding sugar ABC transporter permease yields the protein MTGTTAPGRPRSPSGPSRRPRGSAGRPRGPSPLRTGLLRWSPLAPATTLLLLFLAGPIGYCVYIAFTDMQLTGQESTSFVGLENFRHAFGDPAFRNAVFLTLVFTLISAVLGQNTLGLALAALIRRASRPVRALTGAVVIAAWVIPEIVAGFLLYTFFERRGTLNAILEWLHLPAQNWMFTLPILAVSFANVWRGTAFSMLVYSAALSGIPKEVTESAEVDGAGGLRRLWHITLPMIRRSIGTNLMLNTLQTLSVFGLIWAMTRGGPGNRSQTLPVFMYDQAFLKSLIGYGTAVALLLLVVGALFSAVYLRLMREEV from the coding sequence ATGACCGGCACCACGGCCCCGGGCCGTCCCCGCAGCCCCTCCGGCCCGTCCCGCCGTCCGCGCGGCTCCGCCGGCCGTCCCCGCGGCCCCTCCCCCTTGCGTACGGGCCTGTTGCGCTGGTCCCCACTGGCCCCGGCGACCACCCTCCTGCTCCTCTTCCTCGCCGGGCCCATCGGCTACTGCGTCTACATCGCCTTCACCGACATGCAGCTCACCGGCCAGGAGTCCACCTCCTTCGTCGGCCTGGAGAACTTCCGGCACGCCTTCGGCGACCCCGCCTTCCGCAACGCCGTCTTCCTGACCCTGGTCTTCACCCTGATCTCCGCCGTGCTGGGGCAGAACACCCTGGGCCTGGCCCTGGCCGCGCTGATCCGCCGCGCATCCCGGCCCGTACGCGCCCTGACCGGCGCCGTCGTGATCGCCGCCTGGGTCATCCCCGAGATCGTCGCCGGCTTTCTGCTCTACACCTTCTTCGAGCGCCGCGGCACCCTCAACGCGATCCTGGAATGGCTCCACCTGCCCGCCCAGAACTGGATGTTCACCCTGCCCATCCTCGCCGTCTCCTTCGCCAACGTCTGGCGCGGCACCGCCTTCTCGATGCTCGTCTACTCCGCCGCCCTGTCCGGCATCCCGAAAGAGGTCACCGAGTCCGCCGAGGTCGACGGCGCCGGCGGCCTGCGGCGCCTGTGGCACATCACGCTCCCCATGATCCGCCGCTCCATCGGCACCAACCTCATGCTCAACACCCTCCAGACGCTCTCCGTCTTCGGGCTGATCTGGGCCATGACCCGCGGCGGTCCGGGCAACCGCAGCCAGACCCTGCCGGTCTTCATGTACGACCAGGCGTTCTTGAAGTCGCTGATCGGGTACGGCACGGCGGTGGCCCTCCTGCTGCTGGTGGTGGGCGCCCTGTTCTCGGCGGTCTATCTGCGTCTGATGCGCGAGGAGGTCTGA
- a CDS encoding carbohydrate ABC transporter permease — MTRPLPGRPRAPLAVRPPRPARPRPPHAVRLPPGLRLTRRGRHRLAADLGLLVVAVAFAVPLAWLVFSSLDAEASLRVRLPREPTLHNFSAVLTDEITFTPMLNSLLLCGSATLITVVCAALAAYPLSRFRSRFSRPYLLTVLFSTCLPITAVMVPVYGLFVQVNLIDTRFGTALFLATAQLPFAIWLMKNFMDGVPKVLEEAAWTDGASWAQTLLRVILPLMGPGLTVVTVYTFIMMWGNFFVPFMLLLSPDQLPASVSIFTFFGNYGAVAFGELAAFSVLYSTPVVLLYVLISRRLGGGFTLGGAVKG, encoded by the coding sequence ATGACCCGGCCGCTCCCCGGCCGCCCGCGGGCACCGCTGGCCGTACGACCGCCGCGTCCCGCGCGCCCGCGCCCGCCCCATGCCGTACGACTGCCGCCCGGTCTGCGCCTGACCCGCCGCGGGCGGCACCGGCTCGCCGCCGACCTCGGGCTGCTGGTGGTGGCCGTGGCGTTCGCCGTCCCGCTGGCGTGGCTGGTGTTCTCCTCGCTGGACGCCGAGGCGTCCTTGCGCGTACGGCTGCCCCGGGAGCCCACGCTGCACAACTTCTCGGCGGTGCTGACCGACGAGATCACCTTCACGCCGATGCTCAACAGCCTGCTGCTGTGCGGGAGCGCCACGCTGATCACGGTGGTCTGCGCGGCGCTGGCGGCCTACCCGCTCTCCCGGTTCCGCTCCCGCTTCAGCCGGCCGTACCTGCTGACCGTGCTGTTCTCGACCTGTCTGCCGATCACCGCGGTCATGGTCCCGGTGTACGGCCTGTTCGTGCAGGTCAACCTGATCGACACCCGGTTCGGCACGGCGTTGTTCCTGGCCACCGCCCAACTCCCGTTCGCCATCTGGCTGATGAAGAACTTCATGGACGGGGTGCCCAAGGTGCTGGAGGAGGCGGCGTGGACGGACGGCGCCTCCTGGGCCCAGACGCTGCTGCGGGTCATCCTGCCGCTCATGGGGCCGGGTCTGACCGTCGTGACGGTCTACACCTTCATCATGATGTGGGGGAACTTCTTCGTCCCCTTCATGCTGCTGCTCTCCCCCGACCAGCTTCCCGCGTCGGTCAGCATCTTCACCTTCTTCGGCAACTACGGGGCCGTCGCCTTCGGCGAGCTGGCGGCCTTCTCCGTCCTGTACTCCACGCCGGTCGTGCTGCTGTACGTACTGATCTCCCGGCGGCTCGGCGGCGGCTTCACGCTGGGCGGGGCCGTGAAGGGGTGA
- a CDS encoding DsbA family protein: MGGECSARTAVDFWFDPICPYTWIAAQWIREVERVRPVRVRWHVMSLQVLNEGREVNPEDPGGEWGDYLWAPVRVCAAVERQYGQEALARYYAALGIRLHHRGEWDALGAALADAGLPEGPAEAARDTGYDAAVRASHARAMALVGDDVGTPVIRTEDADGRQAAYFGPVVSPAPRGEAAGRLWDGTLLMASVPGFHELRRPPSGAPDFGAGGTV; the protein is encoded by the coding sequence GTGGGCGGGGAGTGCAGCGCGCGGACGGCCGTGGACTTCTGGTTCGACCCCATATGCCCGTACACCTGGATCGCCGCGCAGTGGATCAGGGAGGTCGAGCGGGTCCGCCCGGTGCGGGTGCGGTGGCATGTGATGAGCCTCCAGGTGCTCAACGAGGGCCGGGAGGTCAACCCGGAGGACCCCGGCGGCGAGTGGGGCGACTACCTGTGGGCGCCGGTGCGGGTCTGCGCGGCGGTGGAGCGGCAGTACGGCCAGGAGGCGCTGGCCCGGTACTACGCGGCCTTGGGCATACGGCTGCACCACCGCGGTGAGTGGGACGCCCTGGGTGCCGCGCTGGCCGACGCCGGGCTGCCGGAGGGGCCGGCCGAGGCGGCCCGGGACACCGGGTACGACGCGGCGGTGCGCGCCTCGCACGCCCGCGCCATGGCCCTGGTCGGGGACGACGTCGGCACGCCGGTGATCCGTACCGAGGACGCGGACGGGCGGCAGGCCGCCTACTTCGGCCCCGTCGTCTCCCCGGCGCCGCGCGGCGAGGCGGCCGGCCGGCTGTGGGACGGGACGCTGCTGATGGCCTCGGTCCCCGGCTTCCACGAGCTGCGCCGCCCGCCGTCCGGCGCCCCGGACTTCGGGGCCGGCGGCACTGTCTGA
- a CDS encoding ABC transporter ATP-binding protein, with product MSHAATYPAPARATATVAARATNLSKVYGQGETRVVALDNVSVEFGQARFTAIMGPSGSGKSTLMHCMAGLDTISSGSAQIGDTELTGLADKQLTKLRRDKIGFIFQAFNLLPTLTAGENITLPMDIAGRKPDQQWLKNVIDTVGLSGRLSHRPSQLSGGQQQRVAVARALASQPEIIFADEPTGNLDSRSGAEVLGFLRESVQAMGQTVVMVTHDPVAASYADRVVFLADGHIVDELYEPTADAVLDRMRMFDSKGRTS from the coding sequence GTGTCCCACGCGGCCACCTACCCCGCCCCCGCCCGAGCCACCGCGACCGTCGCCGCCCGTGCCACGAACCTGAGCAAGGTCTACGGCCAGGGCGAGACCCGCGTGGTCGCGCTGGACAACGTATCCGTCGAGTTCGGCCAGGCCCGCTTCACCGCCATCATGGGCCCCTCCGGCTCCGGGAAGTCCACCCTCATGCACTGCATGGCGGGCCTGGACACCATCTCCTCCGGCTCGGCGCAGATCGGTGACACCGAACTGACCGGCCTGGCCGACAAGCAGCTCACCAAGCTGCGCCGCGACAAGATCGGTTTCATCTTCCAGGCGTTCAACCTGCTGCCCACCCTGACCGCGGGCGAGAACATCACGCTGCCGATGGACATCGCCGGCCGCAAGCCCGACCAGCAGTGGCTCAAGAACGTGATCGACACCGTCGGCCTCTCCGGCCGGCTGTCCCACCGCCCCTCCCAGCTCTCCGGCGGCCAGCAGCAGCGCGTCGCCGTGGCCCGCGCGCTGGCCTCCCAGCCGGAGATCATCTTCGCGGACGAGCCCACCGGCAACCTCGACTCCCGCTCCGGCGCCGAGGTGCTGGGCTTCCTGCGCGAATCCGTCCAGGCCATGGGCCAGACGGTCGTGATGGTCACCCACGACCCGGTCGCCGCCTCCTACGCGGACCGGGTGGTCTTCCTGGCCGACGGCCACATCGTCGACGAGCTGTACGAGCCGACCGCGGACGCCGTCCTGGACCGTATGCGGATGTTCGACTCCAAGGGCCGTACGAGCTGA
- a CDS encoding ABC transporter permease: MFRNASRNLLAHKARLMMTALAVLLGVAFVSGTLIFSDTVGKAVEKASARNLEGIAVSVTATGDAGFPGSKANRSTALDNKLADKIRALPGVESVRPNVNGSATIADKDNQPIGESWQNLAGNYQPGPDGKDSRYPVKEGRGPANSGEIALDAGTAEKGGLKVGDTVRFATTGPALNKKLVGIVETDNPRATVGGSLALFDTATAQKLFLHPGQYDEMVVAAKPGTDQRALTDSVSALLPKGKAEATSGADLAAQQSKMVAHSNAALSQTLLVFAGIALFVGVFIIANTFTMLISQRSREIALMRAIGASRRQVVRSVLAEAGLLGLVSSVVGFALGTGIAVGLRAILNANGAGFPDGPVIISPAAVLSALGVGVLVTVLAAWLPSRKAAKIAPVEALSTVDAAPTPRSLVIRNSLGLAVTALGVGIMFYLWGSKMKDALMPAMAGGALTLTGVIILAPLLSRPVVALSGWVTTRLFGVTGKLAKENALRNPRRTAATASALMIGLALITGITIVGLSSQQGVDKMAAKGLKADYQVSNTAFTGIEPALTKKVAHVPGVVAAVPEYRAHFKMAGDHFSSVTATDLSKIEQVTELKFDSGSLDAIRGNAVAVSRSEAKTLGVRPGQTVTADFNTTQDKLKKKTAQLQIVGVYEDNDLIGGILGTPALVDRQLKPEPVIHEKLLIKAADGPSAGLEKEIRKALGDSPLLKVQDHEDLRRESAGNINTALNMVYGLLGMAVVIAIVGVVNTLAMSVFERTREIGMLRAIGLARGGIKQMIRLESVAISLFGAVLGIGAGVFLAWTGGSMLGKSWEAYEMVMPWGRLGIFLLIALVVGVLAAVWPARRAARLNMLESIGSQ; encoded by the coding sequence ATGTTCCGCAACGCTTCGCGCAACCTCCTCGCGCACAAAGCCCGTCTGATGATGACCGCGCTCGCGGTCCTCCTCGGCGTCGCCTTCGTCTCCGGCACCCTCATCTTCAGCGACACCGTCGGCAAGGCCGTCGAAAAGGCGTCGGCCAGGAACCTGGAGGGCATCGCGGTCTCCGTGACCGCCACCGGCGACGCCGGCTTCCCCGGTTCCAAGGCCAACCGCAGCACCGCCTTGGACAACAAGCTGGCCGACAAGATCCGGGCGCTGCCGGGCGTGGAATCCGTACGCCCCAACGTCAACGGCTCGGCCACCATCGCCGACAAGGACAACCAGCCCATCGGCGAGAGCTGGCAGAACCTGGCCGGCAACTACCAGCCGGGCCCGGACGGCAAGGACAGCCGCTACCCCGTCAAGGAAGGCCGTGGCCCGGCCAACTCCGGCGAGATCGCGCTGGATGCCGGGACCGCCGAGAAGGGCGGCCTGAAGGTCGGCGACACCGTACGGTTCGCCACCACCGGCCCGGCCCTGAACAAGAAGCTCGTCGGCATCGTCGAGACGGACAACCCGCGGGCCACGGTGGGCGGCAGCCTGGCGCTGTTCGACACCGCCACCGCGCAGAAACTCTTCCTGCACCCGGGCCAGTACGACGAGATGGTGGTGGCCGCCAAGCCCGGCACCGACCAGCGGGCGCTGACCGACAGCGTCTCCGCCCTGCTGCCCAAGGGCAAGGCCGAGGCGACCAGCGGCGCCGACCTGGCCGCCCAGCAGTCCAAGATGGTCGCCCACAGCAATGCCGCCCTGAGCCAGACGCTGCTGGTCTTCGCCGGCATCGCCCTGTTCGTCGGCGTCTTCATCATCGCCAACACCTTCACCATGCTGATCTCCCAGCGCAGCCGCGAGATCGCGCTGATGCGGGCGATCGGCGCCTCCCGCCGTCAGGTGGTCCGCTCGGTGCTGGCCGAGGCCGGTCTGCTGGGCCTGGTCTCCTCCGTCGTCGGCTTCGCGCTGGGCACCGGCATCGCGGTGGGCCTGCGCGCGATCCTCAACGCCAACGGCGCCGGCTTCCCGGACGGCCCGGTGATCATCAGCCCGGCGGCCGTGCTGTCCGCCCTGGGGGTCGGGGTCCTGGTCACGGTGCTGGCCGCCTGGCTGCCCTCGCGCAAGGCCGCCAAGATCGCCCCCGTCGAGGCGCTGAGCACCGTGGACGCGGCCCCCACGCCGCGCAGCCTGGTCATCCGCAACTCCCTGGGCCTGGCCGTCACCGCCCTCGGTGTCGGGATCATGTTCTACCTCTGGGGCTCCAAGATGAAGGACGCCCTGATGCCGGCCATGGCGGGCGGGGCCCTGACCCTGACCGGCGTCATCATCCTGGCCCCGCTGCTGTCCCGTCCGGTGGTCGCCCTCTCCGGCTGGGTCACCACCCGTCTCTTCGGCGTGACCGGCAAGCTGGCCAAGGAGAACGCGCTGCGCAACCCGCGCCGTACCGCCGCCACCGCCTCGGCGCTGATGATCGGGCTCGCCCTGATCACCGGCATCACGATCGTGGGACTGTCCTCGCAGCAGGGCGTCGACAAGATGGCCGCCAAGGGCCTGAAGGCCGACTACCAGGTCAGCAACACCGCCTTCACCGGCATCGAGCCCGCGCTGACCAAGAAGGTCGCCCACGTGCCGGGTGTCGTGGCCGCGGTCCCCGAGTACCGGGCCCACTTCAAGATGGCGGGCGACCACTTCTCCAGCGTCACCGCCACCGACCTCTCCAAGATCGAGCAGGTCACCGAGCTGAAGTTCGACAGCGGCTCGCTGGACGCCATCCGCGGCAACGCCGTCGCGGTGTCCCGGAGCGAGGCCAAGACCCTGGGCGTACGGCCCGGCCAGACCGTGACCGCGGACTTCAACACCACGCAGGACAAGCTGAAGAAGAAGACGGCGCAACTGCAGATCGTCGGTGTCTATGAGGACAACGACCTCATCGGCGGCATCCTGGGCACCCCCGCACTGGTGGACCGCCAGCTCAAGCCCGAGCCCGTCATCCACGAGAAGCTCCTGATCAAGGCCGCCGACGGTCCCAGCGCCGGGCTGGAGAAGGAGATCCGCAAGGCGCTGGGCGACAGCCCGCTGCTGAAGGTGCAGGACCACGAGGACCTGCGCAGGGAGAGCGCCGGCAACATCAACACCGCGCTGAACATGGTCTACGGACTGCTCGGCATGGCCGTGGTCATCGCGATCGTCGGTGTCGTCAACACCCTGGCCATGTCGGTCTTCGAGCGGACGCGTGAGATCGGGATGCTGCGCGCGATCGGTCTGGCCCGCGGCGGCATCAAGCAGATGATCCGCCTGGAGTCGGTGGCCATCTCCCTGTTCGGCGCGGTGCTCGGCATCGGGGCAGGCGTCTTCCTCGCCTGGACCGGCGGCTCCATGCTCGGCAAGTCCTGGGAGGCCTACGAAATGGTCATGCCCTGGGGCCGGCTGGGAATCTTCCTCCTGATCGCCCTGGTCGTCGGCGTCCTGGCCGCGGTATGGCCCGCCCGCCGGGCCGCCCGCCTGAACATGCTGGAGTCCATCGGCTCCCAGTGA
- a CDS encoding ATP-binding protein, with protein sequence MTLAPPKRPPASPEARRHRFRFDLASEAGAPKIARTVVADLMTLTGNAELVDDMRVLVSELVTNVHLHTETAVVRLDVAVHPRSVCVAVWDDTPRGRLLSLPARIDGGSGRGLFLVEALAARWGVYRTDAGCRFRKGVWFALDRVGTDGP encoded by the coding sequence ATGACGCTCGCACCCCCGAAACGGCCCCCCGCAAGCCCCGAAGCACGCCGCCACCGGTTCCGGTTCGATCTGGCCAGCGAGGCCGGCGCGCCGAAGATCGCACGGACCGTCGTCGCCGATCTGATGACACTGACCGGCAACGCCGAACTCGTCGACGACATGCGCGTTCTGGTCAGTGAGCTGGTCACGAACGTCCATCTGCACACGGAGACGGCCGTGGTGCGCCTCGACGTGGCCGTGCACCCCCGTTCCGTATGCGTGGCCGTGTGGGACGACACCCCCCGTGGCCGGCTCCTCAGTCTGCCCGCCCGGATTGACGGCGGTTCGGGGCGCGGCCTGTTCCTCGTGGAGGCACTGGCGGCGCGCTGGGGTGTCTACCGGACCGACGCCGGATGCCGTTTCCGTAAGGGCGTGTGGTTCGCGCTCGACAGAGTCGGGACGGACGGTCCCTGA
- a CDS encoding helix-turn-helix transcriptional regulator → MPPRDNPTARQIRLGVELRKLRERAGRTARESGGLLSTDAARISNIEAGRLGISEERIRRLATFYQCDDEPLIDALCEIAAERRGTHWFDDYRGILTPGWLDIAELELHATAIRSLLSTTMPGPFQTATYARALFEGVTPVLPSNEVETRVEHRLKRRAAFEGPSPTPYTAILHEAALRMRFGGRKVTREQLEYLVEVSHMPTVTVRVIPFMNERFIELTQPVMYAHGKVPQLDTVQIDSALGGRFLDAEAYLKKYNGLLAIAEHASLSETESRELIHNIAQEV, encoded by the coding sequence ATGCCGCCGAGAGACAATCCGACCGCCCGACAGATTCGCCTGGGTGTCGAGCTTCGGAAACTACGCGAGCGTGCCGGCCGGACGGCACGCGAGTCCGGTGGCCTGCTCTCCACCGACGCAGCCCGGATCAGCAACATCGAGGCCGGCCGTCTGGGAATCAGCGAAGAGCGCATTCGCCGGCTGGCGACCTTCTACCAATGCGACGATGAACCACTCATCGACGCCCTGTGCGAGATCGCCGCCGAGCGCAGGGGAACGCACTGGTTCGACGACTACCGGGGCATCCTCACGCCCGGGTGGCTGGACATCGCCGAACTCGAACTGCATGCGACGGCGATCCGCTCATTGCTGTCGACAACCATGCCCGGCCCGTTCCAGACCGCGACCTACGCACGAGCCCTGTTCGAAGGGGTGACGCCAGTACTACCGTCGAACGAGGTTGAGACGCGCGTCGAGCACCGACTCAAAAGGAGAGCCGCCTTCGAGGGCCCGTCACCGACTCCATACACGGCGATCCTGCACGAAGCCGCCCTGCGGATGCGGTTCGGCGGGCGCAAGGTCACGCGCGAGCAACTCGAATACCTCGTCGAGGTTTCCCACATGCCCACCGTGACCGTGCGGGTGATTCCGTTCATGAACGAGAGGTTCATCGAGTTGACGCAGCCGGTCATGTACGCGCACGGAAAGGTTCCGCAACTGGACACCGTGCAGATCGATTCGGCTTTGGGCGGGCGATTCCTTGACGCCGAGGCCTACCTGAAAAAATACAACGGCCTGCTCGCCATCGCCGAACACGCGTCTCTCAGCGAAACCGAGTCGCGAGAGTTGATCCACAACATCGCACAGGAAGTGTGA
- a CDS encoding DUF397 domain-containing protein, which produces MSTIGPVKWQKSSFSGGEGENCVEVALHEGNIMMRESDDPSSTITTTRAKMAAFIEGVKNGEFDHFAH; this is translated from the coding sequence ATGAGCACAATCGGCCCAGTCAAGTGGCAGAAGTCTTCTTTCTCCGGGGGTGAAGGGGAAAACTGCGTCGAGGTCGCACTGCACGAAGGCAACATCATGATGCGCGAGAGCGATGACCCCAGCAGCACAATAACCACTACTCGCGCAAAGATGGCCGCGTTCATCGAGGGCGTGAAAAACGGAGAATTCGACCACTTCGCCCACTAG
- a CDS encoding DUF397 domain-containing protein, giving the protein MTEAIRWQKSSYSGGDTGQNCVELSKDGDVVKLRESDDPGSTITTTHAKMTAFIRSLKNGEFDHFAN; this is encoded by the coding sequence ATGACAGAAGCAATACGCTGGCAGAAGTCCTCCTACTCCGGGGGCGACACGGGGCAGAACTGTGTGGAGCTGTCCAAGGACGGCGATGTGGTCAAGCTGCGCGAGAGCGATGACCCCGGCAGCACAATAACCACTACTCACGCAAAGATGACCGCGTTCATTCGAAGCCTGAAAAACGGAGAGTTCGACCACTTCGCCAACTAA